A part of Silurus meridionalis isolate SWU-2019-XX chromosome 18, ASM1480568v1, whole genome shotgun sequence genomic DNA contains:
- the c18h1orf131 gene encoding uncharacterized protein C1orf131 homolog, giving the protein MKRNESAREEDSDVDHYDVLDRILDKLYDFGDGHKRLNRKHKKNRLKQEVEEEDEVMVQNGAEKPDCRDGDAYVSHVTDAPCHHQSSASTSLAARNPGGKVQDVEIVTFQDPLKKNRLKRTLEPEHRADEGKEKKKKEADVLSMEKARLDVHRFGITGFQKQQQRVFEQDRAIMLGARPPKKEYVNYKVYQQTLKMKKSKEKEDEEKSDTLKKKKRSSGKLKNVKRKSGGADPGGHVGRFKNGMLLLSTKEIQKLNSKKRK; this is encoded by the exons ATGAAGCGAAATGAAAGTGCACGTGAGGAGGATTCCGACGTGGATCATTACGACGTTTTGGATCGTATTCTGGACAAGCTCTATGATTTTG GAGATGGACACAAGCGCTTGAACAGAAAGCATAAGAAGAACCGtctaaaacaggaagtggaggaggaagacgAGGTAATGGTCCAGAATGGTGCAGAAAAACCCGACTGTAGAGACGGCGATGCGTACGTGAGTCACGTGACCGACGCCCCCTGCCACCACCAAAGCTCCGCCTCCACGTCGCTCGCCGCCCGGAATCCAGGTGGGAAAGTGCAAGATGTGGAGATCGTCACGTTTCAGGATCCACTGAAGAAGAACAGATTGAAGAGAACTCTGGAACCTGAACACAGA GCAGatgaagggaaggagaaaaagaaaaaggaagcaGATGTTCTGAGCATGGAGAAG gctcgTCTGGACGTCCACCGGTTCGGCATCACAGGATTTCAGAAGCAACAGCAAAGAGTGTTTGAGCAGGACAGAGCCATCATGCTGGGAGCCAGG cCTCCCAAGAAAGAGTACGTGAATTATAAAGTGTACCAGCAAACACTAAAGATGAAGAAGTCGAAAGAAAAGGAGGACGAGGAGAAATCG GACAcgctgaaaaagaagaagaggtcATCGGGGAAGCTAAA GAACGTGAAACGCAAATCGGGCGGCGCAGACCCGGGGGGACACGTGGGCCGCTTCAAGAATGGCATGCTGCTGCTGAGCACGAAGGAGATTCAGAAACTGAACAgcaaaaagagaaagtga